From a region of the Bacillota bacterium genome:
- a CDS encoding fumarylacetoacetate hydrolase family protein, translating into MRLGLLERRDGSQAVCAWTEAGVVDLELARERLGAPPDAATRSLAAAVEDADAVERLARLAQAGRAWAEPPAEVRWLPPLVRPDRPVFCVGKNYAEHVREGARAGEGSALPAAPMFFTKLAATVVGNGRPVVAWSHTRELDYEAELGVVLGRDGRDVGEDEVPARIFGYTLVNDVTARDLQRLHGQWFKGKNLETFCPVGPWIVTADEVGWPVELELTLRVNGEIRQRLHTREMIFDIARIVADLSRGLTLRAGDLISTGTGPGCAFGMAEPRWLRPGDRVEVECGAIGTLWNEIVGDAGR; encoded by the coding sequence GTGAGGCTGGGGCTGCTGGAGCGGAGGGACGGCAGCCAGGCGGTCTGCGCCTGGACGGAGGCGGGCGTGGTGGACCTGGAGCTGGCCCGGGAGCGCCTGGGGGCGCCGCCCGACGCCGCCACGCGGTCGCTGGCCGCCGCGGTGGAGGATGCCGACGCCGTCGAGCGGCTCGCCCGGCTGGCGCAGGCCGGTCGCGCCTGGGCCGAGCCGCCCGCGGAGGTACGCTGGCTGCCGCCGCTGGTCCGCCCGGACCGGCCCGTCTTCTGCGTCGGAAAGAACTACGCCGAGCACGTGCGGGAAGGGGCGCGCGCGGGCGAGGGCTCCGCGCTGCCCGCCGCGCCCATGTTCTTCACCAAGCTGGCCGCCACCGTGGTGGGCAACGGCCGGCCGGTGGTGGCCTGGAGTCACACGCGCGAGCTGGACTACGAGGCGGAGCTGGGGGTGGTCCTCGGCCGCGACGGGCGTGACGTGGGCGAGGACGAGGTGCCCGCAAGGATCTTCGGGTACACCCTGGTCAACGACGTGACCGCGCGGGACCTGCAGCGGCTCCACGGCCAGTGGTTCAAGGGCAAGAACCTGGAGACGTTCTGCCCGGTGGGCCCCTGGATCGTCACCGCGGACGAGGTGGGTTGGCCGGTGGAGCTGGAGCTGACCCTGCGCGTCAACGGCGAGATCCGCCAGCGGCTCCACACGCGGGAGATGATCTTCGACATCGCGCGCATCGTCGCCGACCTCTCGCGCGGGCTCACCCTGCGGGCCGGCGACCTGATCTCCACGGGGACCGGGCCCGGTTGCGCCTTCGGGATGGCCGAGCCGCGCTGGCTGCGCCCCGGCGACCGGGTGGAAGTGGAGTGCGGCGCCATCGGAACCCTGTGGAACGAGATTGTCGGGGACGCCGGGCGATGA
- a CDS encoding amidohydrolase, producing the protein MSAASPGSSPRGQEPFPAEPGPAEPREEVPGGAVDVHAHFVAPAVLQELRRNGQAYGIRVEEGERGPVLHFPRTASRPFFAAMTDLDRRLEEMDRQRVAFALLSTWVDIFGYDLDGEEAVRYCRLVNNALAEAVRSRPDRLAALATVPAAHPAAARELERAVLQLGMRGLFLGTNILGRNLDDPLLEPLWQAAEGLDVPVVLHPVNTPARERLASYYLGNLIGNPLETTVAAASLILGGVLDRYPGLRVVLLHGGGYFPWAVGRLDHGYRVRPETRARAARTPGEYVKRFHYDTVVYDRRILAALAGVVGWERILLGSDCPFDMQLPEPVRFVRESVQDPEDFERVCRKNAAAIFGLAGR; encoded by the coding sequence ATGAGCGCCGCGAGCCCGGGCTCGAGCCCTCGCGGGCAGGAGCCCTTCCCCGCCGAACCGGGGCCGGCGGAGCCCAGGGAGGAGGTGCCGGGCGGGGCGGTGGACGTCCACGCGCACTTCGTGGCGCCGGCGGTCCTCCAGGAGCTGCGCAGGAACGGCCAGGCCTACGGTATCCGGGTGGAGGAAGGGGAGCGGGGTCCCGTCCTGCACTTCCCCCGCACCGCCAGCCGGCCCTTCTTCGCGGCCATGACCGACCTGGACCGGCGCCTGGAGGAGATGGACCGGCAGCGCGTCGCCTTCGCCCTGCTCTCCACCTGGGTGGACATCTTCGGCTACGACCTGGACGGGGAGGAGGCGGTCCGCTACTGCCGGCTGGTCAACAACGCCCTGGCCGAGGCGGTCCGCAGCCGGCCGGACCGCCTCGCGGCCCTGGCCACCGTCCCGGCGGCGCACCCGGCCGCCGCCCGGGAGCTGGAGCGCGCGGTCCTGCAGCTGGGCATGCGGGGCCTTTTCCTCGGGACCAACATTCTCGGCAGGAATCTGGACGACCCGCTGCTGGAGCCGCTCTGGCAGGCGGCGGAGGGGCTGGACGTCCCGGTGGTGCTCCACCCGGTCAACACCCCGGCCAGGGAGCGGCTGGCGAGCTACTACCTCGGCAACCTGATCGGCAACCCGCTGGAGACCACCGTGGCCGCCGCCTCGCTGATCCTGGGCGGCGTGCTCGACCGGTACCCGGGCCTGCGCGTGGTCCTCCTCCACGGGGGCGGGTACTTCCCCTGGGCTGTCGGCCGGCTGGACCACGGCTACCGCGTCCGGCCGGAGACCCGCGCCCGGGCGGCGCGAACGCCGGGGGAGTACGTGAAGCGCTTCCACTACGACACGGTGGTCTACGACCGGCGGATTCTCGCCGCCCTGGCCGGCGTGGTGGGCTGGGAGCGGATTCTGCTCGGCTCGGACTGCCCCTTCGACATGCAGCTGCCGGAGCCGGTGCGATTCGTGCGCGAGTCCGTGCAGGATCCCGAAGACTTCGAGCGCGTCTGCCGGAAGAACGCGGCCGCCATCTTCGGACTCGCGGGACGGTGA
- a CDS encoding gamma-glutamyltransferase family protein, which translates to MVVAPHRLAAEVGAALLSRGANAVEAAVATAAALAVVYPHMNGLGGDSFWLLAGPGQPPLGLNASGPSGERLSRELLAAHGLERIPERGSLAACTVPGTVGGWEALYRYSRRALGGRLAWRELLRPAIALAREGFPISEGQVRDTRRLLGELEALPGAAELFASVFAPGGRVPEPGAWWRHPELAATLETVAERGADGFYKGAVGAQIVAHSLLTADDLARYRPEWVEPLHVAYRGLTAVNLPPNSQGVVSLEILGILERLPAAGMRRGQAAHIHWIVEATKLAFGDRDRYLGDPARMAIRAAELLAPGHLDGLAARVRAEAALPDAPLSRSGRGDTVWFGAVDARGLAVSGIQSLYYEFGSGVVAGRTGVVLQNRGVAFSPSSGPNELGPRRKPFHTLNPAMLLRDGRPYLVYGTMGGEGQPQTQAAVATRIVDLGMHPAEAVAAPRWLYGRTWGGDSPGLKLERRFDPAVVRELEALGHACTLVEAWSDLMGHAGAILVEGERLLGGADPRSDGAAIACD; encoded by the coding sequence ATGGTGGTGGCGCCCCATCGCCTCGCGGCCGAGGTGGGCGCAGCCCTGCTGAGCCGGGGGGCCAACGCCGTCGAGGCCGCCGTCGCCACCGCCGCCGCCCTGGCGGTGGTCTACCCGCACATGAACGGGCTGGGGGGCGACTCCTTCTGGCTCCTGGCGGGACCGGGACAGCCTCCCCTGGGCCTCAACGCGAGCGGCCCGTCGGGCGAGCGGCTGAGCCGGGAACTGCTGGCCGCCCATGGGCTGGAGCGTATCCCGGAGCGGGGGAGTCTTGCCGCCTGTACGGTGCCGGGCACGGTGGGCGGCTGGGAGGCCTTGTACCGGTACTCGCGGCGGGCGCTGGGCGGGAGGCTCGCGTGGCGCGAGCTGCTGAGGCCGGCCATCGCCCTGGCCCGCGAGGGCTTCCCAATCTCCGAGGGCCAGGTGCGCGACACGAGGCGGCTCCTGGGCGAACTGGAGGCCCTGCCCGGGGCGGCCGAGCTCTTCGCCTCGGTCTTTGCGCCGGGCGGGCGGGTACCGGAGCCCGGCGCCTGGTGGAGGCACCCGGAGCTGGCCGCGACCCTGGAGACGGTCGCCGAGCGGGGCGCGGACGGCTTCTACAAGGGTGCCGTAGGTGCCCAGATCGTCGCGCACAGCCTCCTCACCGCCGACGACTTGGCCCGCTACCGGCCGGAGTGGGTGGAGCCGCTCCACGTGGCCTACCGCGGCCTGACGGCCGTTAACCTGCCACCCAACTCGCAGGGCGTGGTCAGCCTGGAGATCCTGGGCATCCTGGAGCGGCTTCCCGCGGCCGGCATGCGGCGCGGCCAGGCCGCCCACATCCACTGGATCGTGGAGGCCACCAAGCTGGCCTTCGGCGACCGCGACCGGTACCTGGGCGATCCCGCCCGGATGGCCATCCGGGCGGCGGAATTGCTGGCGCCGGGCCACCTGGACGGTCTGGCCGCGCGGGTACGGGCCGAGGCGGCGCTGCCGGACGCGCCGCTGAGCCGCTCGGGCCGCGGCGACACCGTCTGGTTCGGCGCGGTCGACGCCCGGGGCCTGGCGGTCTCGGGCATCCAGAGCCTCTACTACGAGTTCGGCAGCGGGGTGGTGGCCGGCCGCACCGGCGTGGTGCTGCAGAATCGGGGCGTCGCCTTCTCGCCCTCCAGCGGCCCCAACGAACTGGGACCGAGAAGGAAGCCCTTCCACACCCTCAACCCCGCCATGCTGCTGCGAGACGGGCGCCCGTACCTGGTCTACGGGACCATGGGCGGCGAGGGTCAGCCGCAGACGCAGGCCGCGGTGGCCACCCGCATCGTCGACCTGGGCATGCACCCGGCCGAGGCCGTCGCCGCACCCCGCTGGCTCTACGGGCGCACCTGGGGCGGCGACTCGCCCGGGCTGAAGCTGGAGCGCCGCTTCGACCCGGCCGTGGTCCGGGAGCTGGAGGCGCTGGGCCACGCCTGCACGCTGGTGGAGGCCTGGTCCGACCTGATGGGTCACGCCGGGGCGATCCTGGTGGAGGGGGAGAGGCTCTTGGGCGGGGCGGACCCGCGAAGCGACGGCGCGGCCATCGCCTGCGACTGA
- a CDS encoding MFS transporter, with translation MLVLGAPGAPGYGCPRAPGRAIRLAREGRASGESPATRTGWALAVIVIGVLMAAVDTTIVVLALPTIMASLHASLSDVVWVIMAYLLVITLLATQVGRLGDMFGRVRMYEWGFAVFVAGSLLCGLAPSAAALVAFRVVQGVGGALISANSGAVIADLFPPRERGRAYGFTSVGWNLGAILGILLGGFITTYWSWQEVFLINVPIGLFSLGIALAVLRERGEHASRRLDPLGMLLLGAGLLLVLVAMVHQSSAGPSPASWAELAAGLAALAAFVWAEARHPAPMLPLGLFRHRVLTASFLAAFFQAVGNFAVLFLVIMYLQGIRQLSPFAASLLLVPGYLVGGLLGPWTGRLADRLGAALPATAGLAVQALALFLYAHLGPATPLGWVVAASVVNGIGNAGFFPANNSAVMKAAPPGAYGIASGMLRTFANVGMVLSFATAMMVAASQIPRNLAFAVFVGTTTLHGSAVQAFGRGIDAAFYAAIALMAVAAAFSLLRAAPGEAPRAEGAVAR, from the coding sequence ATGCTGGTGCTCGGAGCCCCGGGGGCTCCCGGGTACGGGTGCCCCCGGGCGCCGGGGAGGGCGATCCGTTTGGCCCGTGAGGGAAGGGCTTCGGGAGAGTCGCCGGCGACCCGCACCGGATGGGCGCTGGCGGTCATCGTCATCGGCGTGCTCATGGCGGCGGTGGACACCACCATCGTGGTGCTGGCCCTGCCCACCATCATGGCCTCGCTCCACGCCAGCCTGAGCGACGTCGTCTGGGTCATCATGGCCTACCTGCTGGTCATCACCCTGCTGGCCACCCAGGTGGGGCGGCTGGGCGACATGTTCGGCCGCGTGCGCATGTACGAGTGGGGCTTCGCCGTCTTCGTCGCCGGCTCGCTCCTCTGCGGGCTGGCGCCCAGCGCCGCCGCCCTGGTCGCCTTCCGCGTCGTCCAGGGCGTCGGCGGCGCGCTCATCTCGGCCAACAGCGGCGCCGTCATCGCCGACCTCTTCCCGCCCCGGGAGCGGGGACGAGCGTACGGCTTCACCAGCGTGGGCTGGAACCTGGGCGCCATCCTGGGCATCCTGCTGGGCGGCTTCATCACTACGTACTGGTCCTGGCAGGAAGTCTTCCTCATCAACGTCCCCATCGGCCTCTTCAGCCTGGGGATCGCGCTGGCGGTGCTGCGCGAGCGCGGCGAGCACGCCAGCCGCCGCCTCGACCCGCTGGGCATGCTCCTCCTGGGCGCCGGCCTGCTGCTCGTCCTGGTGGCCATGGTCCACCAGAGCTCGGCGGGGCCCTCGCCCGCCTCCTGGGCGGAGCTGGCGGCCGGCCTGGCGGCGCTGGCCGCCTTCGTCTGGGCGGAGGCGCGCCACCCGGCGCCCATGCTGCCGCTCGGCCTCTTCCGCCACCGGGTGCTGACCGCCTCCTTCCTGGCGGCCTTCTTCCAGGCGGTGGGCAACTTCGCCGTCCTCTTCCTGGTGATCATGTACCTGCAGGGGATCCGGCAGCTCTCGCCCTTCGCCGCCTCGCTGCTGCTGGTGCCGGGCTACCTGGTGGGCGGCCTGCTCGGCCCGTGGACGGGCCGCCTGGCGGACCGGCTGGGCGCGGCGCTGCCGGCGACGGCGGGGCTGGCGGTGCAGGCGCTGGCGCTCTTCCTGTACGCCCATCTGGGCCCGGCGACGCCGCTGGGCTGGGTGGTGGCGGCCAGCGTCGTCAACGGCATCGGCAACGCCGGCTTCTTCCCGGCCAACAACTCGGCGGTGATGAAGGCGGCGCCGCCGGGCGCCTACGGCATCGCCTCGGGCATGCTGCGCACCTTCGCCAACGTGGGCATGGTCCTCTCCTTCGCCACGGCGATGATGGTGGCGGCGAGCCAGATCCCGCGCAACTTGGCCTTCGCCGTCTTCGTGGGCACCACCACGCTGCACGGGAGCGCCGTCCAGGCCTTCGGGCGGGGCATCGACGCCGCCTTCTACGCGGCCATCGCGCTGATGGCGGTGGCGGCCGCCTTCTCGCTGCTGCGCGCCGCGCCGGGCGAGGCGCCGCGGGCGGAGGGCGCCGTGGCGCGCTAG
- a CDS encoding PIN domain-containing protein, with the protein MIFIDTSALYALLDRDDPNHWPARVTWKQILSGGQTFLTHNYVLLETVTQVQRRLGTEAVAALQEAILPQVLLFWVDEVLHQRAMAAWLAAPRPGESLVDRISVEVIRLRHCQAAFTFDKALGAAAGVSVAPLPASEGGPWPWWKPRRRMPS; encoded by the coding sequence GTGATCTTCATCGACACCTCCGCCCTCTACGCCCTCCTCGACCGGGACGACCCCAACCACTGGCCGGCGCGGGTCACCTGGAAGCAGATCCTCTCCGGGGGGCAGACCTTCCTCACCCACAACTACGTCCTGCTGGAGACCGTCACGCAGGTGCAACGGCGTCTCGGCACGGAGGCGGTCGCGGCGCTCCAGGAAGCCATCCTCCCCCAGGTCCTTCTCTTCTGGGTGGACGAGGTGCTTCACCAGCGCGCCATGGCGGCCTGGCTCGCGGCGCCCCGGCCGGGCGAGAGCCTGGTCGACCGGATCAGCGTGGAGGTGATCCGCCTGCGCCACTGCCAGGCCGCCTTCACCTTCGACAAGGCTCTGGGCGCGGCGGCGGGCGTCTCCGTGGCCCCGCTGCCGGCGTCCGAGGGCGGTCCCTGGCCGTGGTGGAAGCCGCGCCGGCGGATGCCATCATGA
- a CDS encoding cbb3-type cytochrome c oxidase subunit I yields the protein MDERASSGRFGRLLARQAGSESGLWKHGVALLLLVAFTVLIAGGYSVWKNQAPVPERVVGPDGRVLMTAQEIWHGKAVYQKYDLMDWGSLLGEGSYFGPDFTADALHRVATSLQASLAEARYGQAYAKLDAAERAAVDAAVARELKTNRYDPATKTLRLSAGEVQGLEAVQAATARLFRNGRPAQALPADALAGATSADLRDLGDFFFWTAWVSAAERPGTGASYTNNWPYDPAAGNTVAWPALWWSAASVALLILAFGGIFYWYFAKNLGMQMRAPEEAAALDPGAVPVTPSQRKTAKYFAVVAVLFLLQTLMGAYMAHSYVEGTRFYGLEIGSWFPYNVARTWHLQLAVLWIATAWLGMGLYIAPLVGGKEPRRQGLLVDLLFGALVVVTLGSLLGEWLGVRNVFGRLWFWLGNQGWNYLELGRLWQILLFAGMLIWLAIVYRALRPALRAESDRGGLTHLLFYTAVTIPAFYVFGFLVNPGVSVTFSDYWRWWVIHLWVEGMFETFAVAVIGFLMVHLGLATRRSTVRALYFQFAILLGSGIVGTGHHYYWIGAPEMWIGLGAVFSALEVIPLTLLIGEAWEQVRVLRRGGRSFAYADAFRFLVATGVWNLVGAGVLGFLINLPVVAYFEHGSWLTLAHAHGALMGVYGMFAVALALFALRNVVEPAAWARHERLLRLSFWGLNAGLVGMIVMTLLPVGFLQLAEAFRSGFFAARSLAFYQEPLVHALLWLRIVPDTVFIALGVVPFLIFTVRALFHLRAVSLREEAWPEAAERGAAAAAGAAGGSGTGAGAAAGR from the coding sequence TGCTGATGACCGCGCAGGAGATCTGGCACGGGAAGGCGGTCTACCAGAAGTACGACCTGATGGACTGGGGCTCGCTCCTGGGCGAGGGCTCCTACTTCGGGCCGGACTTCACCGCCGACGCGCTCCACCGGGTGGCGACGAGCCTCCAGGCGAGCCTCGCCGAGGCGCGCTACGGGCAAGCGTACGCCAAGCTCGACGCCGCCGAGCGGGCGGCGGTGGACGCGGCGGTGGCGCGGGAGCTGAAGACGAACCGCTACGACCCGGCGACGAAGACGCTCCGGCTGAGCGCGGGCGAGGTGCAGGGGCTCGAGGCCGTGCAGGCGGCGACGGCGCGGCTCTTCCGGAACGGGCGGCCGGCGCAGGCGCTGCCGGCGGACGCGCTGGCCGGCGCCACGAGCGCGGACCTGCGCGACCTGGGCGACTTCTTCTTCTGGACGGCCTGGGTGAGCGCGGCGGAGCGGCCGGGGACGGGCGCCAGCTACACCAACAACTGGCCCTACGACCCGGCGGCGGGCAACACCGTCGCCTGGCCGGCGCTCTGGTGGAGCGCGGCCAGCGTGGCGCTCCTCATCCTCGCCTTCGGCGGCATCTTCTACTGGTACTTCGCGAAGAACCTGGGCATGCAGATGCGGGCGCCGGAGGAGGCGGCGGCGCTCGACCCGGGCGCCGTGCCGGTCACCCCGAGCCAGAGGAAGACCGCCAAGTACTTCGCGGTCGTGGCCGTCCTCTTTCTGCTGCAGACGCTGATGGGCGCCTACATGGCGCACTCCTACGTGGAGGGGACGCGCTTCTACGGCCTCGAGATCGGCTCCTGGTTCCCCTACAACGTGGCGCGGACCTGGCACCTGCAGCTGGCCGTCCTCTGGATCGCCACGGCCTGGCTGGGCATGGGCCTCTATATCGCGCCGCTGGTGGGCGGGAAGGAGCCGCGCCGGCAGGGGCTCCTGGTCGACCTCCTCTTCGGCGCCCTGGTGGTGGTGACGCTAGGAAGCCTCCTCGGCGAGTGGCTGGGCGTCCGGAACGTCTTCGGGCGGCTCTGGTTCTGGCTGGGCAACCAGGGCTGGAACTACCTCGAGCTGGGGCGGCTCTGGCAGATCCTCCTCTTCGCCGGCATGCTGATCTGGCTCGCCATCGTCTACCGCGCGCTCCGGCCGGCGCTCCGGGCGGAGTCGGACCGGGGCGGGCTGACGCACCTCCTCTTCTACACGGCGGTCACCATCCCGGCCTTCTACGTCTTCGGCTTCCTGGTCAACCCGGGGGTGAGCGTCACCTTCTCGGACTACTGGCGCTGGTGGGTCATCCACCTCTGGGTCGAAGGGATGTTCGAGACGTTCGCGGTGGCGGTGATCGGCTTCCTGATGGTCCACCTGGGGCTGGCGACGCGCCGCTCGACGGTGCGCGCGCTCTACTTCCAGTTCGCCATCCTGCTCGGCTCGGGGATCGTCGGCACCGGCCACCACTACTACTGGATCGGCGCGCCGGAGATGTGGATCGGCCTGGGCGCGGTCTTCTCGGCGCTCGAGGTGATCCCGCTGACGCTTCTGATCGGGGAGGCGTGGGAGCAGGTGCGGGTGCTCCGGCGCGGCGGGCGGAGCTTCGCCTACGCGGACGCCTTCCGCTTCCTGGTGGCGACGGGCGTCTGGAACCTGGTGGGCGCGGGGGTGCTGGGCTTCCTGATCAACCTGCCGGTGGTGGCCTACTTCGAGCACGGCTCCTGGCTGACGCTGGCGCACGCGCACGGGGCGCTGATGGGCGTCTACGGCATGTTCGCCGTCGCGCTGGCTCTCTTCGCGCTGCGGAACGTCGTCGAGCCGGCCGCCTGGGCGCGCCACGAGCGGCTGCTGCGGCTCTCGTTCTGGGGGCTGAACGCGGGGCTGGTGGGGATGATCGTGATGACGCTCCTGCCGGTGGGCTTCCTGCAGCTGGCGGAGGCGTTCCGGAGCGGCTTCTTCGCGGCGCGGTCGCTGGCCTTCTACCAGGAGCCGCTGGTGCACGCGCTCCTCTGGCTGCGCATCGTGCCGGACACGGTCTTCATCGCGCTGGGCGTGGTGCCGTTCCTGATCTTCACGGTGCGGGCGCTCTTCCACCTGCGCGCGGTCTCGCTTCGCGAGGAAGCCTGGCCGGAGGCGGCGGAGCGCGGCGCGGCGGCGGCGGCCGGCGCGGCCGGCGGGAGCGGCACGGGCGCGGGCGCTGCGGCCGGGCGGTAG